In Porphyromonas cangingivalis, a genomic segment contains:
- a CDS encoding SPOR domain-containing protein, with amino-acid sequence MRVRNSIRYILFFVVLFVGNNVINLSAQAPVQSIFDLLTKGGANKGKVTITQSSYIRGVVGKRPESFIAMDTQDGYSKMKGYRIQVYSGNRSNSKNIAEERARRIAEVKPEYSTYVQYKAPFWRLHVGNFLTYQEAQAAMYQLKSAAPSYAKEMIVVRDQVFIQQL; translated from the coding sequence ATGAGAGTAAGAAATTCCATACGTTATATTTTATTTTTTGTGGTGCTTTTCGTAGGAAATAATGTCATAAACTTATCTGCACAAGCACCCGTACAGAGTATCTTTGACCTCTTGACAAAGGGGGGAGCCAACAAGGGTAAAGTCACCATCACTCAGTCCTCATACATCAGAGGAGTCGTAGGCAAACGCCCCGAGAGCTTCATCGCGATGGATACCCAAGATGGATATTCGAAGATGAAAGGCTATCGCATTCAAGTGTATAGTGGCAATCGCTCAAACAGTAAGAATATCGCAGAAGAGCGAGCTCGTCGTATCGCTGAAGTCAAGCCGGAGTACAGTACCTACGTGCAGTATAAGGCTCCATTTTGGCGACTCCATGTCGGCAACTTCCTTACTTATCAAGAGGCTCAAGCGGCTATGTATCAGCTTAAGTCAGCAGCTCCTTCTTATGCCAAGGAAATGATTGTGGTGAGGGATCAAGTGTTTATCCAACAACTATAA
- a CDS encoding 1-acyl-sn-glycerol-3-phosphate acyltransferase: MKRIEIAKIIRQKYNGYLPKWVVRLIEKLIHQDEINDILALQNHVDGVAFADKVMEALRFSVSVHNGELLPQSGRYIFISNHPLGGADGVILTSVLGKFYGGKINFLVNDLLMSITQFGDVFLPVNKYGRQSRSHLQKIEEALSSDRQIVTFPAGLCSREEETGDIRDLRWSHSFIKMARKYDRDIVPIFFDSQNSPNFYKWARRRVRLGMKFNYELILLPDELFRAKGTDYNIYIGKPIRLGDLDKNVQDDNSWAQSLKDYIYTIPVQPQFR, from the coding sequence ATGAAAAGGATCGAGATAGCAAAGATCATCCGACAGAAGTACAACGGCTACTTACCAAAATGGGTAGTAAGGCTCATTGAAAAGCTCATTCATCAAGATGAAATCAATGACATACTCGCCCTTCAGAACCATGTCGATGGAGTGGCTTTTGCGGACAAAGTCATGGAGGCTTTGCGATTCTCTGTCAGTGTACACAATGGCGAGCTTTTACCTCAGAGTGGACGGTATATTTTCATATCCAATCACCCTCTTGGAGGAGCTGATGGGGTTATTCTCACCTCGGTGCTGGGTAAGTTTTACGGAGGTAAGATCAACTTTCTTGTGAATGATCTCTTGATGAGTATAACGCAGTTTGGAGACGTGTTCCTACCGGTCAATAAATATGGTCGACAGAGTCGATCACACCTTCAAAAGATCGAGGAAGCACTGTCCTCTGATCGACAAATCGTCACTTTCCCGGCCGGACTTTGTTCGAGAGAGGAAGAGACTGGAGATATCAGAGACCTTCGTTGGTCTCACTCTTTTATCAAGATGGCACGCAAGTATGATAGAGATATCGTGCCAATCTTTTTTGACAGTCAGAACAGTCCAAACTTTTACAAGTGGGCACGAAGGCGTGTTCGCTTGGGAATGAAGTTTAACTATGAACTGATTTTGCTCCCTGATGAACTCTTCAGAGCCAAAGGGACAGATTACAATATCTACATCGGTAAGCCAATCCGATTGGGAGATCTTGACAAGAATGTCCAAGATGACAACTCTTGGGCTCAGTCTCTCAAGGACTACATCTATACTATACCCGTACAGCCTCAATTCCGATAA
- a CDS encoding murein hydrolase activator EnvC family protein, translating to MKRLLFILFAIALLVPFSEADLCAQKSRKVRQLESKRKTLNEEINKISALIKDTDKSKSVSLKKLNLLNQQIKARKEVIETLTAEIEEATRETGRMQLELDSLLGEFSVKQSAYVKSLQAMQSRDNAEEQLLFILSAKDFAHGLRRVRYLKDYATWQKQEAVRLRGIHARVKGKQEEIQKQAQEKTALLNERESERANLQKSTEESRQEINKLNKQQKELKAQLNKKRKQAEALNREIEQQIAKEVAAAAERAERAAKAKKSKETTTTASKTKTATAKRQKAPVQYQMNSDEVKLSGNFQNNKGHLPVPITGRYSIVSSFGEHAHESLSYVRVNNNGIDIQGQAGAEARAVFEGVVTRIFVVEGYNNSIIIRHGNYLTVYSNITSVYVKSGDKVTAGQALGKVFADPEMGGATLLHFQIWKERTKLNPQQWIRR from the coding sequence ATGAAACGTCTCTTATTCATTCTGTTTGCTATCGCACTTCTCGTTCCCTTTTCTGAAGCAGATCTATGTGCTCAGAAGTCAAGGAAGGTGCGTCAGTTGGAGAGTAAACGAAAAACACTCAACGAGGAGATAAACAAGATCTCAGCACTCATAAAGGATACCGATAAATCCAAGAGTGTCAGTCTGAAGAAACTCAACCTCCTTAATCAGCAAATCAAGGCGCGTAAGGAGGTCATCGAGACTCTGACCGCTGAGATAGAGGAGGCGACTCGAGAGACGGGGCGTATGCAGTTGGAACTCGACAGTCTCTTGGGGGAGTTCAGTGTGAAGCAATCGGCTTATGTCAAGTCTCTGCAAGCAATGCAGAGTAGAGATAATGCTGAGGAGCAGTTGCTTTTTATCTTGTCGGCAAAGGATTTTGCTCATGGATTGAGACGAGTGAGGTATCTGAAGGACTATGCGACTTGGCAGAAGCAGGAAGCTGTGAGATTGAGAGGCATCCATGCTCGGGTGAAGGGTAAGCAGGAGGAGATCCAAAAACAGGCTCAGGAGAAGACCGCATTGCTTAATGAGCGTGAAAGCGAGAGGGCAAATCTCCAAAAAAGTACCGAGGAGAGTCGACAAGAGATAAATAAGCTGAACAAACAACAAAAGGAGCTCAAGGCTCAGCTGAATAAAAAGAGGAAGCAGGCCGAGGCTCTGAATAGAGAGATTGAGCAACAGATCGCGAAGGAGGTTGCTGCAGCTGCAGAAAGGGCCGAGCGAGCTGCAAAGGCAAAGAAGTCCAAAGAGACAACGACAACCGCCTCGAAGACAAAGACGGCTACCGCCAAACGCCAGAAGGCTCCTGTACAGTATCAGATGAATAGTGATGAGGTCAAGTTGTCTGGGAACTTCCAAAATAACAAGGGGCATCTACCGGTACCGATCACAGGGAGATATTCGATTGTGAGCTCGTTCGGTGAACATGCTCACGAAAGTCTCTCTTATGTCAGAGTCAACAATAACGGAATAGATATTCAAGGACAAGCCGGAGCAGAGGCTCGTGCTGTCTTCGAAGGAGTGGTCACGAGGATTTTTGTGGTCGAAGGATACAACAATTCCATAATCATTCGTCACGGTAACTATCTCACCGTTTACAGCAATATCACGAGTGTGTATGTCAAAAGTGGTGACAAGGTAACAGCCGGGCAAGCTCTCGGTAAGGTTTTTGCAGACCCTGAGATGGGAGGTGCGACATTGTTACATTTTCAGATATGGAAAGAGAGGACAAAACTCAATCCTCAACAGTGGATCAGAAGATAA
- a CDS encoding bifunctional riboflavin kinase/FAD synthetase yields MKIYSQIDEFISYHDGTPIAATIGFFDGVHRGHQKLLSELIQRSKEIKGESLVITFDEHPAKVLFPEATPPVVLSSLANKINLIAEMGVDHLIVIHFTKEISAIEPHAFISPLMERGGLTDLVMGYDNRFGRRSDMSLDDYDAYIKSWGISLRRITPMIIDGVTVSSSVIRRLVASCEFDKVQTLLGRPYGFKGRVKHGQKIGRTIDYPTANIQPVDPDIYLPEIGIYIAEVRVGDEILPAMAYYGGRPTIDESHRLGLEAYILDYSGDLYDREIEIGFRHFLREDKKFDSIQELAEQLKKDEADTRAYFKAHDLSMLTLKGVLLEDYRR; encoded by the coding sequence ATGAAGATTTATAGCCAAATAGACGAATTTATATCGTATCATGATGGTACTCCTATTGCTGCAACCATCGGTTTTTTTGATGGTGTGCATCGGGGGCATCAGAAACTTCTTTCAGAGCTCATACAGCGATCAAAAGAGATAAAGGGAGAATCCCTCGTGATCACGTTCGATGAGCATCCTGCCAAGGTACTTTTTCCAGAAGCGACTCCTCCTGTGGTGTTGAGCTCACTTGCGAATAAGATCAACCTGATAGCGGAGATGGGGGTGGATCACCTTATAGTGATACACTTCACCAAAGAAATTTCTGCCATAGAGCCGCATGCTTTTATCTCACCTTTGATGGAGCGTGGAGGGCTCACAGATCTCGTCATGGGGTATGATAATCGGTTTGGCCGTAGGAGCGACATGAGTCTTGATGATTATGACGCCTACATCAAGTCGTGGGGGATCTCTTTGAGGCGAATCACTCCTATGATCATCGATGGCGTGACTGTGAGCTCGTCCGTGATCAGAAGGCTTGTGGCTTCATGTGAGTTTGACAAAGTACAGACATTACTCGGTCGTCCGTATGGCTTCAAAGGCCGAGTAAAGCATGGGCAGAAGATCGGGCGTACCATCGATTATCCGACGGCAAACATTCAGCCCGTTGACCCTGATATTTACCTTCCGGAGATCGGTATCTACATCGCAGAGGTAAGGGTGGGGGATGAAATTCTCCCGGCAATGGCTTATTACGGTGGTCGTCCCACCATCGACGAGTCTCATAGACTTGGTCTGGAAGCTTATATACTCGATTACTCGGGAGATCTTTATGACAGAGAGATTGAGATAGGCTTCAGACACTTTTTGCGCGAAGACAAGAAGTTTGATTCGATCCAAGAGCTTGCCGAGCAGTTGAAAAAAGACGAAGCCGATACACGTGCATACTTCAAGGCGCATGACCTGTCGATGCTGACTCTCAAGGGGGTACTCTTAGAGGACTACAGAAGATGA
- a CDS encoding DUF4292 domain-containing protein — protein MLSNISYRSLVAGGGSKALFLLILFFMTGCGTSRRATTVIRTVGAEALSKGDFLRTYNQKEEPQVIDAKGYISALFDGKEVGVGARWSLKRDEEFVLSLRVFGLMEAGKLTVTQNNLTVIDRMGKRGLALDNLSETLSRELKAYNIDPRILTAMAHHRPFSNKLVGGSALKGMDFSIGSHEGLYRFEDKKHRIIHDFDNGLNLIRSFVTLPSGEMINIEYSDFVLISPQIRPYPKSMILTVIPTDVRKQAKVQIQLDNISTRFSQRVDTSIPDGYKRMTVDQLKDLIIDLDK, from the coding sequence ATGCTCAGTAATATATCATATCGTAGCCTTGTGGCCGGTGGAGGAAGTAAGGCATTGTTCTTGCTGATTCTTTTTTTTATGACAGGGTGTGGTACATCGAGGCGTGCCACAACTGTGATTAGGACTGTCGGTGCTGAGGCTCTTTCGAAGGGAGATTTTTTGCGCACATACAATCAGAAGGAGGAGCCACAAGTCATTGATGCCAAAGGTTATATCTCGGCTCTTTTTGATGGCAAGGAGGTCGGAGTCGGTGCACGATGGTCCCTCAAGAGGGATGAGGAGTTTGTGCTTTCTCTTCGGGTGTTTGGACTTATGGAGGCCGGTAAACTTACCGTGACTCAAAACAATCTGACCGTCATAGACCGTATGGGAAAGAGAGGGTTGGCTTTGGATAATCTTTCTGAGACTCTCTCTCGAGAACTCAAGGCCTATAACATCGATCCTCGCATACTGACAGCAATGGCACATCATAGACCATTTTCAAACAAACTTGTTGGTGGTAGTGCCCTCAAGGGGATGGACTTTTCTATTGGTTCTCATGAGGGGTTATATAGATTTGAAGATAAAAAGCATCGGATCATACATGACTTTGATAATGGGCTCAATCTTATCCGTAGCTTTGTAACTTTGCCGAGTGGAGAGATGATCAACATCGAATATTCTGACTTTGTGCTGATCTCGCCTCAGATACGTCCCTATCCCAAGTCTATGATCTTGACCGTGATTCCCACCGACGTGCGGAAGCAAGCGAAGGTACAGATCCAGCTGGACAATATCTCTACTCGCTTCAGTCAACGTGTCGATACCTCGATACCTGATGGATATAAGAGAATGACGGTGGATCAACTGAAAGACCTTATAATCGATTTGGATAAATAA
- a CDS encoding GNAT family N-acetyltransferase produces MTPEPIIAPIPTEIIAKELHSGLLLRKTNRAGNEIYTFSAHEAPNVMRELGRLREEAFRYYGGGSGQSVDIDRFDLEVDGYKQLIVWDPEHKKIIGGYRYILGEDIRIIDGKPDIASAKIFDLSPLFVQEFLPKTIELGRSFVRLEYQQARLSPKSIFALDNLWDGLGAVSMMYHEYEYFFGKVTMYKEYNVQARDLILFFLRTHFTNAPELVTPLNPISIDTPIQCLEDVVRGNDFKEDYHRLNQAVRTLGVNIPPLVNAYMGLSSTMRYFGTSINPDFSGVEESAILVPFLEISEDKKKRHMESFLRDAAKRLPSTLLQQIRSKLGC; encoded by the coding sequence ATGACCCCGGAACCAATAATCGCTCCCATCCCCACAGAGATAATAGCCAAGGAATTACACTCAGGTCTCTTGTTGCGGAAGACAAATAGAGCCGGCAATGAAATATATACATTCAGTGCTCACGAAGCTCCCAACGTAATGAGAGAGCTCGGACGACTGCGTGAGGAGGCTTTCAGATATTATGGAGGTGGTTCGGGGCAATCGGTGGATATTGATCGCTTCGATCTGGAAGTCGATGGTTACAAACAACTTATTGTATGGGATCCTGAGCACAAAAAGATTATAGGGGGGTATCGATATATTTTGGGTGAGGATATCAGGATCATAGACGGCAAGCCTGATATCGCCAGTGCTAAAATTTTTGATCTTTCACCACTATTTGTCCAAGAGTTTTTGCCCAAGACAATAGAGCTTGGCCGATCGTTTGTTAGGCTGGAGTACCAACAAGCACGCCTTTCTCCTAAATCTATTTTTGCACTTGATAATCTTTGGGATGGTCTCGGTGCTGTCTCTATGATGTACCACGAGTATGAGTACTTCTTTGGTAAAGTGACGATGTACAAAGAGTACAATGTCCAAGCCCGAGACCTCATTTTGTTTTTTCTCAGGACACATTTTACCAATGCTCCCGAGCTCGTAACTCCTCTGAATCCCATATCCATAGATACACCTATACAATGTCTGGAAGATGTGGTAAGAGGGAACGACTTCAAAGAGGATTACCACAGACTGAATCAGGCAGTTAGAACTCTCGGAGTCAATATTCCACCACTTGTAAATGCCTATATGGGGCTATCTTCGACAATGAGATATTTTGGCACTTCTATCAATCCGGATTTCTCTGGGGTAGAGGAGTCCGCTATTCTTGTTCCCTTCCTGGAGATCTCCGAGGACAAGAAAAAAAGGCATATGGAGAGCTTTTTGAGGGATGCTGCCAAACGTTTACCTTCGACCCTCCTTCAGCAGATCAGAAGTAAACTTGGCTGTTAG